In one window of Dokdonia sp. PRO95 DNA:
- a CDS encoding PglZ domain-containing protein: MSNIQILWVDDEIDLLKPHILFLEKKNYSVTTCDNGAEAVEMIDEQNFDIIFLDENMPGLSGLETLSEIKNKRENVPVVMITKSEEEYIMEEAIGSKIVDYLIKPVNPNQILLSLKKNLDHSRLISQKTTSSYQQEFRKIAMDLSMVNSFEEWSELYQKLIYWEMELEGIEDTGMFEILESQKSEANNQFCKFIDKNYPDWFNGYEGPTMSHTLFKDKVQPHLTKDTPTLFIVIDNMRYDQWKAFEPHLNAHYKKIEEEPYYSILPTATQYARNAIFSGLMPEEMKKKHPDLWLDDTDEGGKNMHEADFLEAQLKRLRLDLNWEYHKITNLKNGKKLADNFKSQKDNDLTVVVYNFVDMLSHSKTEMEVIKELASNDKAYRSLTESWFKNSPLLTMIQQVQELGMKLILTTDHGTINVKNPSKVIGDKNTSLNLRYKTGRSLTYEDKDVLAAEDPRTIHLPTINMSSSFIFAKGDLFFAYPNNFNHYVSYYRNTYQHGGVSLEEMVIPFVVLEPK, from the coding sequence ATGAGCAACATACAAATACTTTGGGTAGATGACGAAATTGACTTACTCAAACCACATATTTTATTTCTTGAGAAAAAGAATTATAGCGTAACAACTTGTGATAATGGCGCCGAAGCCGTAGAAATGATAGATGAGCAAAACTTTGACATCATTTTTCTTGATGAAAATATGCCAGGCTTATCCGGTCTAGAAACTTTAAGCGAAATCAAGAATAAACGTGAGAATGTACCCGTGGTTATGATTACAAAAAGTGAGGAAGAGTATATTATGGAAGAGGCAATAGGCTCTAAAATAGTAGACTACCTTATCAAACCCGTAAATCCTAACCAGATATTATTAAGTTTAAAGAAAAATCTTGATCATAGTAGATTAATAAGTCAGAAAACTACCTCTTCGTATCAGCAAGAATTTCGCAAGATTGCTATGGATTTATCTATGGTAAATAGTTTTGAAGAGTGGTCTGAGCTTTACCAAAAGCTTATTTACTGGGAGATGGAACTTGAGGGAATAGAAGATACGGGAATGTTTGAGATTTTAGAATCTCAAAAATCTGAAGCAAATAATCAGTTCTGTAAATTTATAGACAAAAATTACCCAGATTGGTTCAATGGCTACGAAGGGCCTACAATGTCTCATACCTTATTTAAAGACAAAGTACAACCACACCTTACAAAAGACACTCCTACCCTATTCATTGTTATAGATAACATGCGTTATGACCAATGGAAGGCTTTTGAGCCACACCTTAATGCTCATTATAAAAAAATAGAAGAAGAACCTTATTATAGTATTTTGCCTACAGCAACTCAGTATGCGCGTAATGCTATATTTTCTGGACTTATGCCAGAAGAAATGAAAAAAAAGCATCCAGACTTATGGCTTGATGACACAGATGAGGGAGGAAAAAACATGCATGAAGCAGATTTTCTAGAGGCACAACTTAAAAGGCTACGTCTTGACCTAAACTGGGAATATCACAAAATCACCAATTTAAAAAATGGAAAAAAACTAGCTGATAATTTTAAATCGCAAAAAGACAATGATCTCACGGTAGTCGTTTACAACTTTGTAGATATGCTATCGCACTCTAAGACGGAAATGGAGGTAATTAAAGAGCTTGCTAGCAATGACAAGGCTTATAGATCACTCACAGAGAGCTGGTTTAAAAATTCACCACTCCTCACGATGATACAGCAGGTGCAAGAGTTAGGCATGAAACTAATTCTTACTACAGATCACGGTACCATTAATGTCAAAAATCCATCAAAAGTTATAGGGGACAAAAATACAAGCCTCAACCTGCGATACAAAACCGGAAGAAGTCTTACATATGAAGATAAGGACGTACTCGCTGCCGAAGATCCTCGCACGATACACTTACCTACTATTAATATGAGTAGTTCATTCATTTTTGCAAAAGGAGATTTATTTTTTGCTTACCCTAATAATTTTAACCATTACGTAAGTTATTACAGAAACACCTATCAACATGGAGGCGTAAGCCTTGAGGAGATGGTGATTCCTTTTGTGGTGCTTGAACCTAAATAG
- a CDS encoding AraC family transcriptional regulator, with translation MCSFFSISAQELPYLSDIAVPDSITVKSYPVLRADFFALFKDDMTSVDSLELELKGKELIKRAARSKNKSDVVKIYLVLAELRNNDFDLFDYILNFTEENNLLVLYETALLSKAISYYYNDQIDMSLQLAEEAYKYSEESGNLSNKWTLKNFIGVLQINYGNVSRGISNLKEVESIFTTGKVKNIHIYNSDSQNKNILASVRYSIASSYFDIDSLDAASDYIEKVKIYADTDNDKEYQNTYLGLKGAILIKQKKYLEGLDVTNQYISNDYEKGDDELSHSYAMKGIAYEGLNLDEKATTSFLNADSLFVAAGSDYHYDELKHTFKYLLNHYKIEGNTNKQIEYLNKLIVYEETVGSLKESVTNGVASMYTIPELTAEKELLINKLEKEKTISNAGIILFIILSCIGVIVAIFQYRKRLIYKKRFDNLRVTLEERIKNEESSPINDSSATEKIIKNLVPILKSTQADKIKAGLKNFEDTLLFTEENITLKSLALQVGTNSSYLSKYINDEKSENFSVYINDLRINHVLKLLYSSQKIRTYTVSALAKEVGFSNPKSFSNHFKRITGLSVTYFIKNLEEIKESPSKEKDDNVIDFLERINKTG, from the coding sequence ATGTGCTCTTTTTTCTCTATAAGTGCACAGGAGCTTCCATACCTATCAGATATTGCTGTACCCGACTCTATAACTGTAAAAAGTTATCCTGTCTTGAGAGCTGATTTTTTTGCTCTTTTTAAAGATGATATGACATCAGTTGATTCATTGGAGCTAGAATTAAAAGGGAAGGAGCTTATAAAACGAGCAGCACGAAGTAAGAATAAATCTGATGTTGTTAAAATTTATCTTGTTTTAGCTGAATTAAGAAATAATGATTTTGATTTATTTGATTATATATTAAATTTTACTGAAGAAAATAATTTGCTCGTTTTGTATGAAACAGCTCTGTTGAGTAAGGCAATATCATATTATTATAATGATCAAATCGATATGTCTTTGCAGTTAGCAGAAGAGGCGTATAAATATTCTGAAGAATCCGGAAATTTATCTAACAAATGGACTTTGAAGAATTTTATTGGGGTATTACAGATAAATTATGGAAATGTAAGTCGCGGTATTTCAAATTTAAAGGAAGTAGAGTCTATTTTCACAACTGGAAAAGTTAAGAATATTCACATCTACAATAGTGATTCTCAGAATAAGAATATTCTTGCTTCCGTTAGATATTCTATTGCATCTTCTTACTTTGATATAGATAGTCTAGATGCTGCAAGCGATTACATAGAAAAAGTGAAGATTTATGCTGATACTGATAATGATAAAGAGTATCAGAACACTTACTTAGGGCTTAAAGGGGCTATTTTAATCAAACAAAAAAAATACCTAGAAGGGTTAGATGTAACCAATCAATATATTTCTAATGACTATGAAAAGGGAGATGATGAGTTGTCACATTCTTATGCTATGAAAGGTATTGCATATGAAGGTTTGAATTTAGACGAAAAGGCAACTACTTCTTTCCTTAACGCTGATAGCCTTTTTGTAGCTGCAGGATCTGATTATCACTATGATGAGCTCAAGCATACGTTTAAATATTTGCTTAATCATTATAAGATAGAAGGAAACACCAACAAGCAAATAGAATATCTAAATAAACTGATTGTCTATGAGGAAACGGTAGGTAGTCTTAAAGAATCTGTGACTAACGGGGTTGCGTCTATGTATACTATCCCAGAGCTTACAGCTGAGAAGGAGCTTCTAATAAATAAACTAGAAAAGGAAAAGACAATAAGTAATGCAGGTATTATTCTATTTATAATCTTGAGTTGCATAGGAGTTATCGTAGCGATTTTTCAATACAGAAAAAGACTTATTTATAAAAAGAGATTTGATAATCTTAGAGTAACGCTTGAGGAGCGCATTAAAAACGAGGAGTCATCTCCTATAAATGATTCAAGTGCGACTGAGAAAATTATTAAAAACCTTGTACCAATATTAAAGTCTACACAAGCAGATAAAATTAAAGCTGGTCTCAAAAATTTTGAGGACACATTACTGTTCACAGAGGAAAACATCACACTTAAGAGTCTAGCTCTCCAAGTAGGTACTAATTCATCATATCTGTCTAAGTATATTAATGATGAGAAATCAGAGAACTTCTCTGTTTATATCAATGACTTGCGCATTAATCATGTGCTTAAACTGCTCTATAGTTCTCAGAAAATAAGAACGTACACAGTGAGTGCGCTAGCCAAAGAGGTTGGTTTTTCTAATCCAAAATCATTTTCAAACCACTTTAAACGTATCACTGGGCTTTCGGTGACCTACTTTATTAAAAATTTGGAGGAAATTAAAGAGAGTCCTTCAAAAGAAAAGGATGATAATGTGATAGATTTTTTAGAGCGAATTAATAAAACAGGCTAA
- the lpxD gene encoding UDP-3-O-(3-hydroxymyristoyl)glucosamine N-acyltransferase — protein sequence MKFTANQIAGILEGTIEGNPDVEVSKLAKIEEGIPGSLTFLANPKYTSFIYTTEASIAIVGNDFEAEQPVKPTLIRVEDAYKSFSKLLEYYNQVKLNKSGIEQPCFISETATYGDALYLGAFSYLGENVTIGNNVKIYPNVYIGDNVTIGDNCVLFAGSKVYSDSVIGNTVYIHSGAIVGADGFGFTPNEKGEYSKVPQTGNVIIEDHVDIGAGTTIDRATLGSTVIRTGVKLDNQIQIAHNVEIGSHTAIAAQTGVAGSTKIGKHCLIGGQVGISGHLTIGDNVRIQAQSGIGRNIKDNEVLQGSPSFNYSDWNRSYVHFKNLPKIVQTVNELKKQQNNE from the coding sequence ATGAAATTTACCGCAAACCAAATCGCAGGAATACTAGAAGGAACTATAGAAGGTAATCCTGATGTAGAAGTATCAAAGCTCGCAAAAATAGAAGAAGGAATCCCAGGATCTCTTACGTTTCTTGCGAATCCTAAGTATACATCATTTATATATACTACCGAGGCAAGTATTGCCATTGTAGGAAATGATTTTGAAGCAGAACAACCTGTTAAGCCCACGCTTATACGAGTAGAAGATGCATACAAGTCATTTTCAAAACTACTAGAATATTATAATCAAGTAAAGCTTAATAAATCGGGAATAGAGCAGCCTTGTTTTATTTCTGAAACAGCCACTTATGGTGACGCACTTTATCTAGGTGCTTTTTCATACCTAGGAGAGAACGTAACTATAGGGAATAACGTAAAAATTTACCCTAACGTTTATATAGGAGATAATGTAACTATAGGAGACAATTGTGTGCTTTTTGCAGGATCAAAGGTGTATTCTGACAGTGTTATAGGTAACACGGTCTACATACACAGTGGTGCAATTGTAGGTGCAGATGGTTTTGGCTTTACGCCCAATGAAAAGGGAGAGTATAGTAAAGTGCCTCAAACAGGTAATGTGATTATAGAGGATCACGTAGATATAGGGGCAGGAACTACTATAGATCGCGCAACATTAGGATCTACGGTAATTAGAACAGGTGTTAAACTTGATAACCAGATTCAAATTGCACATAATGTAGAGATAGGTTCTCATACAGCTATTGCAGCACAAACAGGTGTTGCCGGTTCTACAAAAATAGGTAAGCATTGCCTTATAGGTGGTCAAGTAGGTATCTCTGGACACCTAACTATAGGAGATAATGTACGCATACAGGCACAATCTGGAATAGGAAGAAATATAAAAGATAACGAAGTGCTACAGGGATCTCCATCATTTAATTATTCTGATTGGAATCGTTCATACGTTCACTTCAAGAATTTACCAAAAATCGTACAAACGGTAAACGAATTAAAAAAACAACAAAATAATGAGTAA
- a CDS encoding HD domain-containing protein, protein MKSPKVTIINDPIYGFITIPNGVVFDLIQHKYFQRLRRITQMGLSYLVYPGAHHTRFQHAIGCLGVMQKAIKVLEDKGVEISAEEKEGVFIAILLHDIGHGPFSHAMEHSIVEGVSHEHISTLFMEALNKEFNGSLTLAIEIFKGSYHRSFLNQLVSGQLDMDRTDYLKRDSFYTGMAEGNINTERIVAMLNVKDNKLVVEEKGVYTVEKFLVARRLMYWQVYLHKTGIVAEQLITRVLKRAKELSHNGTVLSSSNALQYFLQHRIDSDTIKNSLDTFAQLDDYDIVSAMKEWCSHDDFVLSELSKAIINRDLLNVKIKKKPFAASKLEQHKSSLMQKFEITEHEASYFVFTGTISNQAYNYEKGGINILLNNGKIVDVVKASDQLSLKSLTKEVVKNYLCYPKPKR, encoded by the coding sequence TTGAAGTCTCCCAAAGTTACAATTATTAACGACCCTATTTATGGGTTTATTACTATACCTAATGGTGTAGTCTTTGATTTGATACAACACAAATACTTTCAGAGACTTCGACGTATTACACAGATGGGGTTATCATATCTTGTCTATCCTGGAGCACATCATACTCGTTTTCAACATGCGATAGGGTGTCTTGGTGTAATGCAAAAAGCCATAAAAGTCCTTGAAGACAAAGGCGTTGAGATATCAGCCGAAGAAAAAGAAGGCGTATTTATCGCAATCTTACTTCACGATATAGGTCATGGTCCTTTTTCTCATGCAATGGAACACAGCATTGTAGAAGGTGTGAGTCATGAGCATATTTCTACCTTATTTATGGAGGCGCTCAACAAGGAGTTTAACGGAAGTTTAACGCTAGCAATAGAAATTTTTAAGGGGTCTTATCACCGCTCATTTTTAAATCAGTTGGTTTCTGGTCAGTTAGATATGGATCGCACTGATTACTTAAAGCGTGATAGCTTCTATACTGGAATGGCTGAAGGCAATATAAACACTGAGCGTATAGTTGCAATGCTTAATGTGAAGGATAACAAGCTTGTAGTAGAAGAAAAAGGCGTGTATACCGTAGAGAAGTTTCTTGTAGCTAGAAGGCTCATGTACTGGCAGGTATACCTACATAAAACAGGGATTGTAGCAGAGCAGTTGATAACAAGGGTGCTTAAGCGCGCAAAAGAACTCTCCCATAATGGCACCGTGCTATCTTCAAGTAACGCTTTGCAGTATTTTTTACAACATAGAATAGACAGCGATACTATTAAAAATAGTCTTGATACGTTTGCCCAGCTAGATGATTATGACATTGTATCTGCTATGAAAGAATGGTGCTCCCATGATGATTTTGTGCTTTCTGAGTTGTCTAAGGCAATTATAAATAGAGATCTTTTGAATGTAAAAATTAAAAAGAAACCTTTTGCAGCATCTAAGCTTGAGCAACATAAGTCGTCGTTAATGCAAAAGTTTGAGATAACAGAACATGAGGCATCTTACTTTGTATTTACAGGTACGATATCAAACCAAGCTTATAATTATGAGAAGGGGGGAATTAATATTCTACTTAATAATGGTAAGATTGTAGATGTAGTGAAAGCTAGTGATCAATTGAGTTTAAAGTCACTTACTAAAGAAGTAGTTAAAAACTATCTCTGTTACCCAAAACCTAAACGTTAA
- a CDS encoding bifunctional UDP-3-O-[3-hydroxymyristoyl] N-acetylglucosamine deacetylase/3-hydroxyacyl-ACP dehydratase, translating to MSNAKAQQRTIAKEISLQGVGLHTGADVLMTFKPAPENHGYKFKRLDLEGEPVLNADASLVTNTQRGTNLERNGVSIQTTEHVLAACVGLEIDNLLIELNASEPPIMDGSSKFFVEALEEAGILEQEAVRDEYIVKEIITYLDEESGSEIILMPADEYQVTTMVDFGTKVLGTQNASIQHISEFKEEISDSRTFSFLHEIEMLLEHGLIKGGDLNNAIVYVDKELSPSTMEKLKVAFNKDDIAVKPNGILDNLTLHHANEAARHKLLDVIGDLALAGTRIRGKIIANKPGHFVNTQFAKKLQKIIKNERRNYFPDVDLHATPVKDVNQIMEMLPHRPPFLLVDKILELTKEHVIGVKNVTMNEPFFVGHFPGSPVMPGVLQIEAMAQTGGILVLSTVPDPENYLTYLLKIDKVRYKHQVVPGDTLIFKLDLMSPIRRGICQMQARAYANGKLVSEAEIMAQIVKVKNL from the coding sequence ATGAGTAACGCTAAAGCACAACAACGTACGATAGCTAAAGAAATAAGCTTACAAGGTGTGGGTCTGCATACAGGTGCAGATGTACTTATGACCTTTAAGCCAGCTCCAGAAAATCACGGCTATAAATTTAAACGCCTTGATCTTGAAGGAGAGCCAGTACTTAATGCAGATGCTTCTCTTGTAACTAATACACAACGAGGAACAAACCTTGAAAGAAACGGCGTTTCTATTCAGACCACAGAGCACGTACTTGCTGCTTGTGTAGGTCTTGAGATAGATAACCTTCTTATAGAACTTAACGCTTCTGAGCCTCCTATTATGGATGGTTCTTCTAAGTTTTTTGTAGAAGCACTTGAAGAAGCTGGTATTTTAGAGCAAGAAGCTGTACGTGATGAATATATCGTTAAGGAAATTATTACATATCTAGACGAAGAGTCTGGAAGTGAAATTATTTTAATGCCTGCAGATGAGTATCAAGTGACTACTATGGTGGACTTTGGTACTAAAGTGTTAGGTACTCAAAATGCAAGCATACAGCACATTTCAGAATTTAAGGAGGAAATTTCAGATAGTAGAACCTTTAGCTTTCTTCATGAAATAGAGATGTTACTTGAGCACGGCCTTATTAAAGGTGGAGATCTCAATAATGCGATTGTATATGTAGATAAGGAATTATCTCCTAGTACAATGGAAAAGTTGAAAGTAGCTTTTAACAAAGATGATATTGCGGTTAAACCTAATGGTATTTTAGATAACCTCACTTTACACCATGCTAATGAAGCGGCACGTCATAAATTACTTGACGTGATAGGTGATCTAGCACTTGCAGGAACGAGAATACGTGGTAAAATCATTGCAAATAAGCCTGGACACTTTGTAAACACCCAGTTTGCAAAGAAGCTTCAGAAAATTATTAAGAATGAACGTCGTAACTATTTTCCAGATGTAGATTTACACGCTACACCTGTAAAAGATGTAAATCAAATCATGGAGATGCTTCCACATAGGCCTCCATTCTTGCTCGTAGATAAAATTTTAGAGCTTACTAAAGAGCATGTGATAGGAGTGAAGAATGTCACAATGAATGAACCATTCTTTGTGGGTCACTTCCCTGGATCTCCAGTGATGCCTGGCGTACTTCAAATAGAAGCGATGGCTCAAACGGGAGGTATTTTAGTATTGAGTACCGTTCCAGATCCAGAAAACTACCTCACTTATTTGCTCAAAATAGATAAGGTAAGATATAAACATCAGGTGGTACCTGGTGATACCCTTATTTTCAAATTAGACCTAATGTCACCTATACGTAGAGGAATCTGCCAGATGCAAGCTCGCGCTTATGCAAATGGTAAACTTGTCTCAGAAGCCGAAATAATGGCACAAATAGTAAAAGTAAAAAATCTCTAG
- the tsaE gene encoding tRNA (adenosine(37)-N6)-threonylcarbamoyltransferase complex ATPase subunit type 1 TsaE encodes MIYNLSEIEHIAKTIISSSKSNILLFYGDMGAGKTTLIKSLAQELGVQETASSPTFSIVNEYKSNDDKVIYHFDFYRLEQEEEALDLGFEEYLHQGDWVFIEWPDKIKSFLPLNAQKITINEISEVQRQLTLH; translated from the coding sequence ATGATTTATAATTTATCTGAAATTGAGCATATTGCGAAAACGATAATCTCTTCTTCAAAAAGTAATATCCTTCTCTTCTATGGAGATATGGGAGCAGGAAAGACTACACTTATAAAATCACTGGCACAAGAACTGGGCGTACAAGAGACTGCAAGTAGCCCCACATTTTCAATTGTTAACGAATATAAATCTAACGATGATAAAGTGATATACCATTTTGACTTTTACAGGTTAGAGCAAGAGGAAGAGGCGTTAGATCTTGGTTTTGAAGAATATTTACATCAAGGAGATTGGGTTTTTATTGAATGGCCAGACAAAATAAAATCTTTTTTGCCGCTAAACGCACAAAAGATTACGATTAATGAAATAAGTGAAGTTCAAAGACAGCTAACCCTACATTAG